CGAAGTGATCGACTAGCCGGTGACACGGGATGCCGTCAGGTATCCCATTCGTGTATTTCGTTGTACTTGATGTGCAGGTGATGCCATGCTCTCACACAATCGCGCCCATTCCGTCGACGCGGCTGGCCCTTTGAATCCGTCCACCGGACCGGTTGCGAAAAGGCGCTCCTTTCGCAACCAGTTTGAAGCAATTCTTCCAAAGCTCGTTCTCAGTCCGACGCTGATCGTCACGCTCGTTTTTGTCTACGGTTTTATCGCGTGGACGACGATCCTCTCGTTCACCCGGTCTCGCGCGTTCGCCAACTTCAAATGGGCGGGTTTCACGCAGTACGGCCGGGTCTGGGAGCATCCGCGCTGGCACGTGGCGGTGACGAATCTGGGCATCTACGCGTCGCTTTACGTGGTGCTGTGTCTCGTGATCGGTCTCGCGCTTGCGATCCTCCTCGATCAACGTATTAGGTCCGAAGGCGGACTACGGGCAATTTTCCTGTATCCGATGGCGCTGTCGTTTATCGTCACCGGCACGGCGTGGAAGTGGATTCTCAATCCGGGGCTCGGACTCACCAAGCTCTTCCATGACTGGGGTTGGAGCACCTTCCAGTTCGACTGGATCATCAATGACGACATGGCCATCTATACGGTGGTGATCGCCGCGGTGTGGCAGGCCTCCGGCTTTGTGATGGCAATGTTTCTCGCCGGCCTGCGCGGGATCGACCAGGAGATGATCAGGGCCGCGTCGATCGACGGCGCACGGATGCCTTCCATCTACCGCCGCATCATCATCCCGCAGTTGCGCCCGGTGTTCATTTCCGCGCTCGTCATCCTTGTGCATCTGGCTGTGAAGAGTTACGAGCTGGTGATCGCGCTGACCGGAGCTGGACCCGGCTACGCCACTGAACTGCCATCGACCTTCATGTACTCGTTTACGTTCACGCGCAATGAGCTCGGCATGGGGGCCGCCAGCGCCGTGATGATGCTATGCACCGTCGCAGCCATCATGGTGCCGTATCTCTACTCCGAAATGCGCCCCCGCCGGACAGCGGGCGGGCACTAGGCGAATCGTCAAGCCGACTCATCGAGTCAGATCACTGAGCCTCAAGGAGACAATGATGGCTGCCAAATCATGGGACTCACCACAGATGGTGGTGGGCAAGCACAACTACATCTCACGCATCGTCATCTACTCGATGCTCGCGGTAACGGCGGTCGTGTACCTCGTACCGCTGCTTGTGATGCTTCTGACCTCGTTCAAGCCGTTGCCCGAGGTCTACGCGGGCAACATTCTCGCCCTGCCCCACGAATGGACCCTCGCCGCGTGGGCAAAAGCATGGGGCTCGGCGTGCGTGGGGCTTGATTGTTCTGGCGTGAAAGGCTTCTTCTGGAACTCGTTCCGGATGGTGATTTCAGCCGTCGCGCTATCCACACTGATCGGCGCACTGAATGGCTACGTGCTGACCAAGTGGCGTTTCAAGGGCGATAGCGTGCTGTTCGCACTCGTCCTGTTCGGCTGCTTCATTCCGTTTCAGATCGTCCTCATCCCGATGGCATCGTTCCTCGGTAAGGTCGGACTTGCACAGTCGATTCCCGGCCTTGTATTCGTCCATGTCGTGTATGGCCTCTGCTTTACGACGCTCTACTTTCGCAACTACTACATCGCGTTTCCGGACGAACTCGTCAAGGCAGCGATGATCGACGGCGCCCGCTTCTTCCGGATCTTCTTCCGGATTCTGCTTCCGAACTCAGTGCCGATCATTACCGTCACCGTGATCTGGCAGTTCACGAATATCTGGAACGACTTCCTGTTCGGCGCCTCCTTCACGACCGGCAGCACGGCGCCGATCACGGTCGCGCTCAACAACATCGTCAACACGTCCACCGGTGTCAAGGAATACAACGTCCAGATGGCAACGGCAATGATCGCCGCCTTGCCCACGCTTCTGGTCTATGTGATCGGCGGTCGTTACTTCGTTCGCGGTTTGATGGCCGGTTCGGTCAAGGGGTAAAAAATGTCTTCTCTCCACGTATCCAATGTCCGCAAGGCATACGGTTCCACTGAAATCCTTCGCGAGATCAATATCGATGTTGAGGACGGGGACTTCCTCGTTCTGGTCGGTCCGTCCGGTTGCGGCAAGTCCACCCTGCTCTCCCTGATTGCGGGCCTCGACACACTGAGTGGCGGTGAAATCCGGATCGGTGCCGACAAGGTTAACGACCTGCATCCGAGCGAACGCGACATCGCGATGGTGTTCCAGAGCTATGCGCTGTATCCGAACATGACCGTCGGCCAGAACATCAGCTTCGGCCTCGAGATGCGAAAAGTGCCGAAGCCGGAACGCGAGAAGGCCGTGCAGGACGCAGCGCGCCTCCTGCAGATCGAGCACTTGCTGGACCGGCGCCCTGCCCAGCTTTCCGGCGGTCAGCGTCAGCGTGTCGCGATGGGCCGGGCACTGGTGCGGCACCCGAAGATCTTTCTCTTCGACGAGCCGCTTTCGAATCTCGACGCCAAGCTTCGGGTCGATATGCGCACCGAAATCAAGAAGCTGCATCAGCGGCTCGGTGCAACGATCGTCTACGTCACGCACGACCAGATCGAGGCGATGACGCTTGCTACCCGGATCGCCGTGATGAAGGGCGGCATTCTTCAGCAGCTCGGCACGCCCGCTGAGGTCTACAACACACCCGCGAATACGTTCGTGGCCACCTTCATGGGTTCGCCATCGATGAACCTCATTCCGGCTCGCATCGAGCAGAAGAACGGCGCGCTCAACCTTCACATCGGCAGCGGTCAGGATGGGGTCGATCTTGCCTTGCCGCCCCAACCGGCAGCTGTGGAACGGTATGTCGGGAAAAACGTGATAGCGGGACTTCGCCCCGAAGCGATAGGCGTCGAGAACGAGCGCGCCACGTCGTCCATCCGCACTGTCCCAGTGAAGATTAACGTACTCGAGCCGACCGGGCCCGACACGCTAGCCGTTCTGGAATTCGGCGGCATGGAAGTGTCTGCCCGTTTGGGAGCCGATCTGCTTCACCGGTCAGGGGAGCGCTGCGAGCTACGGGTGGATCTGTCGAAACTCGTCCTCTTCGACGCTGAAACGGAAGCCCGGATTCATTGAGCCTCGCACGGCGCTACGGCGCTACGCGAATTGAAAGATGGTGTAGCCATGAGCAAGTCAGTGGGAAAGTCCCCGACCGCACTGGTAACAGGCGGCCGGAGAGGCATCGGTCGATCGATCTGCGTAGCGCTCGCGCGCCGCGGCTTCGATGTTGTTTTGACGGATGTCGTACAAGATGAAGAAGCGGAGCACACCTGCTCGCTGATCAGGCACGAAGGCCGGGATGCGCTCTTTATACAGAGCAATCTGAGCGACATTGGTTCGCATGCCGAGGTTCTCGAGAAGGCCGTCCGTTTCAAAGGCGGCGTGGCGTGCCTTGTGAACAACGCAGGTATCGGTTCACCGAGCCGCGGCGATCTGCTCGACGTCTCATCTGAAGCGTTCGATGCCGTTATCGGCATCAACCTGCGCGGAACGTTTTTCATGTCGCAAGCAGTGGCGCGCCACATGGCAGCCACACCTTCCGACTTTGCCCGTTCGATCATCACGGTCTCGTCGGTATCCGCGGAGATGGCCTCACCCGAACGCGCCGAGTACTGCCTGTCGAAATCCGCCTTGCCGATGATGACCCGGCTGTTCGCGCTGAGGCTGGCCCGCGCGAATATCGCCGTCTTCGAAGTCAGACCCGGAATCATCAGAACGCCGATGACGGCGGGCGTAGCGCAAAAGTACGAGACACGTTTCGAACAGGGTCTCGTTCCGGCCGGGCGCTGGGGTGAAAGCGACGAGGTCGGCCAGGCCGTCGCCACGCTAGCCGACGGCTCGCTCCCGTTTGCCACGGGGAGTGTTCTGAATGTGGACGGCGGCCTGTCCATTCCCGCTTTTTGAAGCTGACTGACATGAAAACGACAACATACGACTACGTGATTGTGGGCGGTGGTTCGGCGGGCTGCGTGCTGGCCAATCGCCTCAGCGCCGACCCCTCGGTGAAAGTCCTGCTGCTGGAAGCGGGCGGCTCTGACCGCCATCCCTTCTTTGCGATGCCCGCGGGCTTCGCAAAGATGACCAGGGGCATCGGGTCATGGGGGTGGTACACCGTGCCGCAAAAGCATCTGAACAATCGTGTCCTGCGCTTCACTCAGGCCAAGGTGATCGGAGGTGGTTCGTCCATCAATGCCCAACTCTATACGCGCGGCGTGCCTGCCGACTACGACGAATGGGAGAGCAAGGCAGGCGCCACCGGTTGGTCTTATCGCGATGTTCTGCCCTACTTCAAGCGCTCCGAGAACAATCAGCGCTTTGCCAACGAGTATCACGGCTACGGCGGCCCGCTAGGGGTGTCGAATCCGATCAGCCCGTTGCCGATCTGCGAAGCGTTCTTTCAGGCTGGACAGGAACTGGGGATTCCTTTTAACCCCGATTTCAATGGCGCGAGCCAGGAAGGACTTGGGTATTACCAGCTCACCCAGCTCGATGCACGGCGCTCCTCCACGGCGACCGGGTTCATCAGGCCTGTTCTGGACCGGCCGAACCTGACTGTCTGGATGCAGACCCGATCGCTGCGCGTGCTTGTCGAGGCGAACCGGGCGGTTGGGGTGGAACTCGTTGTGGATGGTGGACGCGATCCGCAGGTCGTCCGCGCGGAGCGCGAGGTCATCGTCTCGTCGGGCGCGATCGGCTCGCCGAAACTGCTGATGCAGTCCGGGATCGGCCCGGCCGGTCATCTGGAATCGGTGGGCATCAAAACCATTCACAACCTTAAAGGCGTCGGCGAGAATCTGCAGGACCACCTGGACCTTTTCGTGATCGCGGAATGTACCGGCGATCACACCTACGACAAATACAACAAGCTGCACCACGCCGCGTGGGCCGCACTGCAATACCTGGTGCTGAAGAAAGGACCTGTCGCCTCAAGCCTCTTCGAAACGGGAGGTTTCTGGTATGCCGACCGCGATGCAACGTCGCGCGACCGGTCCCCCGACATCCAGTTTCATCTGGGGTTGGGATCGGGCATCGAAGCCGGCATGGCGAAACTGAAAAACGCCGGCGTGACGCTAAACACCGCTTACCTTCGGCCCCGCTCGCGAGGCACGGTTCGCCTGTCGAGTTCCGATCCCTCCGCCGCCCCGCTGCTTGATCCGAACTACTGGTCCGATACTCACGATCGCGACATGGCGATCAAGGGCCTGCGGCTTGCGCGAGACATCATCAGCGCGCCCGCCATGAAGCGGTATGTGCAAAGTGAAGTCCTTCCAGGCCCGCGTGCAAACACGGATCAGGAGCTTTTCGATTACGCCTGCGCGAATGCGAAAACCGACCACCATCCAGTCGGCACATGCCGGATGGGCTCCGCGAACGATCCGGATAGTGTCGTCACACCCGATCTTCGTCTGATCGGCCTCGACGGATTGCGCGTGGTCGACGCATCAGTCATGCCGTTCGTGCCTTCGTGCAACACCAACGCACCGACGATCATGGTGGCTGAGAAAGCGGCCGACATGATCATCCAATCCAGACATTGAGAGGGTTTCATGAAGATCAATCTGCCAGCCCACGACGGCACGATCCAAACCTACGCGATGCAGCATCAGGAAGACGCGGCGCCACTCGCGACGACGCCAACGTTTAACCGCATTGCCTACGCAGCAGCACACGTTGTTGTTGATCCGCGCGCCGCGTACGAACCATGGGGCGACGCGCCGCGCGTCGATTGGGATAGCACGCTTGCGTTTCGCGAGCATCTCTACAGCCTGGGCTTCAAAGTCGCCGAAGCGATGGACACGGCGCAGCGAGGCATGGGCATTGGCTGGCCAACGGCTGCCGAACTGATCCGACGCAGCGTCGCCCATGCTCGTACGATCCCAGGTGCAGACCTTGCCTGTGGGGCGGGCACCGATCATCTGGATAGTACGCGACGCCACTCACTGTCGGACATCATCAATGCGTACAACGAGCAGTTCGAGGTAGTGGAATCCGCGGGCGGCCGCCCGATCATGATGGCAAGCCGCGCGCTCTGTGCTGCGGCCCGCTCTGCCGACGACTACAAGAACGTCTACGACGCCGTGATCTCCTCGTCGCGCAACAAGGTCGTTCTGCACTGGCTCGGCGATGCGTTCGACGCGTCCCTTGCCGGATACTGGGGCAGCAGTGACGTGCAGACGGCGATGGCAACGGTCCTCGACATCATCAGACAGCACCGCAGCAACATCGAAGGGATCAAGATTTCGTTGCTGAATGCCGAGTACGAGCGTCAGCTGCGGTCCCAGCTTCCTGAAGGCGTTTTAATGTTCACCGGTGACGATTACAACTACGGCGACCTGATTGCGGGTGACAGCACAGGCCAATCGCACGCATTGCTTGGCATCTTCGACCCGATCGCGCCCGTGGCATCCCGCGCATTGGTTGCGCTTGCAGCTGGCGACCTCGAACGGTACCACCAGTTGATAGGGCCGACGATCTCGCTGTCGCGCGAGCTCTTTGTAGCGCCAACGCAGTATTACAAGGCGGGTGTCGTATTCCTCGCGTGGCTGAACGGTCATCAAAGCCACTTCTCGATGGCCGGTGGCATGCAGTCGGCCAGGTCGGTTCTGCATTACGCCGACGTGTTCCGGAAAGCGGATACTGCGGGCGTCCTGATCCGTCCGGATCTGGCGCGTCGCCGGATGGGTGAATTCCTCAATCTTCATGCCGGTATTGAGAACCACAAGTGAGTCTCTCAGGATGGGTCGCCAATGGCGTCTCTCGGCGAGCGAATGGACCCGATGCGGGGCGTGAGGCCGTCATGCCAGCAGAAAAAGTTCATGCCAATCAGCTAGGTCGCCTGCGCAAGCAGGCGCGTTCGACCGTCTTGCCTCGACTGGACGCCGCCGCGGCGAGAGCCATGGGCGAGATTGCCATCAACCTTGCCTTGCGGCGCGGGTTGTCCATCGCCGTTTGTATAGCAAGGCCAAAGCAGACGTTGTTCTTTTGCGCGCTCGACGGCTCCGGAACGCTTGACGAGACGCGATTGCAGGCACGGCTGAAGACCGCGCTGGCGTTTGGGCAGAGCTCGATGGAAGTTGGCTTTCGGCTGCGGCAGAGCGGTCGTTCGCTGTTGGATTTCGGATTCGATAGTGAAGCGTACAGCGCCGAGGGTGGCGCAATACCGCTATTCGTTCGCGGACAGGGACTGGAAGGCGCGGCGGCAATTGCCGGGCTCACCGGCGAAGCCGACCATGAACTTGTCGTCGAGGCGGTCTGCTGGCATCTCGGCGTTGAATACGATCGCAGTTTTGCAGGTACACCGTTTCAAAGTGCAAGAGCGCAAGCACGGCGTCGAAACGACGGAACGAGAATCCACGGAGCAAGGAAACAGGAATGACGGGACATGTCACCACCAGCATCTCAACGGTGCACGAGACGGATCTTGCCGTCACGAATCGGGATCTCAGACGCGTCATCAGCGCCAGTGTCGCCGGCAGTGCGATGGAATGGTATGACTTCAGTATCTACGGCACTGCGTCGGCGTATTCGGGATGTACGGCATTCGGCGATTGCATCGTGTGCCAGTCTAACCCTGGCCGAGCCGGCCGTCGCGCACCCGCCAGATATCGAGCGGGTTGTCGTCTTGCAGCGCGAGCGGCAGCAGTTCCGCGGGCAGATCCTGATAGCAAACCGGCCGCAGAAAACGCTCGATCGCCATCGTGCCGACCGATGTCGTGCGCGGATCGGACGTCGCTGGGAACGGCCCGCCATGCACCATCGCATGCGACACCTCGACGCCGGTCGGATAGCCGTTCGCGAGAATCCGTCCCACCTTGCGTTCGAGCGTCGGCAGCAGGCGCCGCGCGAGCGCGACGTCGTCCGCCTCGACGTGCAGCGTCGCCGTGAGCTGCCCTTCGAGGTGCTCCGCGAGCGCGATCATCTCGTCGACATTCTTGCAGGTCACGATCAGCGACGTCGGCCCGAAGATTTCGTCCCCGAGTTGCGGGTCCGACATGAACGCTTGCTGCGACGTCGCGAACAACGCCGGGCACGCGGCGCTTTTCGCGTCCGTGTCGGCGCCGCGCGCGAGCGCATGCACTTCCCCGCCCGCCGCACGCTCGGCGATCCCATTAGCATACGCAGCCGCAATGCCGGCGGTCAGCATCGTCTGCGCGCCCTTCTGCCCCAACGCTTGCGCGGCCGCATCGACGAACGCCTGCGTATTGGGCCCGTCGAGCACGACGACGAGCCCCGGATTCGTGCAGAACTGCCCAACGCCGAGCGTCAGCGAATCGACGAACCCGCGCGCGATCTTCGCGCCGCGCTTCGCGAGCGCGCCCGGCAGCACGAAGAACGGATTGATGCTGCTCATCTCCGCATACACCGGAATCGGCTCGCGACGCTTCGCGGCGATGTCCATCAGCGCGAGGCCGCCGCCGCGCGAGCCGGTGAAGCCGACCGCCTTGATCGCCGGATGCGCGACGAGCGCCTCGCCGATCGCGTTGCCCGCGCCGATCACGAGCGAAAACGTGCCTTGCGGCAGGCTGCACGCGCGCACCGCCTGCTGGATCGCGCGCCCGACAAGCTCCGACGTGCCGAGATGCGCAGGATGCGCCTTCACCACGACCGGGCATCCGGCCGCTAACGCGGATGCGGTGTCGCCGCCCGCGACCGAGAACGCAAGCGGGAAATTGCTCGCGCCGAACACCGCGACCGGCCCGACCGGAATCTTCTGCAG
This genomic stretch from Paraburkholderia caffeinilytica harbors:
- a CDS encoding carbohydrate ABC transporter permease, giving the protein MLSHNRAHSVDAAGPLNPSTGPVAKRRSFRNQFEAILPKLVLSPTLIVTLVFVYGFIAWTTILSFTRSRAFANFKWAGFTQYGRVWEHPRWHVAVTNLGIYASLYVVLCLVIGLALAILLDQRIRSEGGLRAIFLYPMALSFIVTGTAWKWILNPGLGLTKLFHDWGWSTFQFDWIINDDMAIYTVVIAAVWQASGFVMAMFLAGLRGIDQEMIRAASIDGARMPSIYRRIIIPQLRPVFISALVILVHLAVKSYELVIALTGAGPGYATELPSTFMYSFTFTRNELGMGAASAVMMLCTVAAIMVPYLYSEMRPRRTAGGH
- a CDS encoding carbohydrate ABC transporter permease, whose product is MVVGKHNYISRIVIYSMLAVTAVVYLVPLLVMLLTSFKPLPEVYAGNILALPHEWTLAAWAKAWGSACVGLDCSGVKGFFWNSFRMVISAVALSTLIGALNGYVLTKWRFKGDSVLFALVLFGCFIPFQIVLIPMASFLGKVGLAQSIPGLVFVHVVYGLCFTTLYFRNYYIAFPDELVKAAMIDGARFFRIFFRILLPNSVPIITVTVIWQFTNIWNDFLFGASFTTGSTAPITVALNNIVNTSTGVKEYNVQMATAMIAALPTLLVYVIGGRYFVRGLMAGSVKG
- a CDS encoding ABC transporter ATP-binding protein, with the translated sequence MSSLHVSNVRKAYGSTEILREINIDVEDGDFLVLVGPSGCGKSTLLSLIAGLDTLSGGEIRIGADKVNDLHPSERDIAMVFQSYALYPNMTVGQNISFGLEMRKVPKPEREKAVQDAARLLQIEHLLDRRPAQLSGGQRQRVAMGRALVRHPKIFLFDEPLSNLDAKLRVDMRTEIKKLHQRLGATIVYVTHDQIEAMTLATRIAVMKGGILQQLGTPAEVYNTPANTFVATFMGSPSMNLIPARIEQKNGALNLHIGSGQDGVDLALPPQPAAVERYVGKNVIAGLRPEAIGVENERATSSIRTVPVKINVLEPTGPDTLAVLEFGGMEVSARLGADLLHRSGERCELRVDLSKLVLFDAETEARIH
- a CDS encoding 3-ketoacyl-ACP reductase, whose translation is MSKSVGKSPTALVTGGRRGIGRSICVALARRGFDVVLTDVVQDEEAEHTCSLIRHEGRDALFIQSNLSDIGSHAEVLEKAVRFKGGVACLVNNAGIGSPSRGDLLDVSSEAFDAVIGINLRGTFFMSQAVARHMAATPSDFARSIITVSSVSAEMASPERAEYCLSKSALPMMTRLFALRLARANIAVFEVRPGIIRTPMTAGVAQKYETRFEQGLVPAGRWGESDEVGQAVATLADGSLPFATGSVLNVDGGLSIPAF
- a CDS encoding GMC family oxidoreductase, which translates into the protein MKTTTYDYVIVGGGSAGCVLANRLSADPSVKVLLLEAGGSDRHPFFAMPAGFAKMTRGIGSWGWYTVPQKHLNNRVLRFTQAKVIGGGSSINAQLYTRGVPADYDEWESKAGATGWSYRDVLPYFKRSENNQRFANEYHGYGGPLGVSNPISPLPICEAFFQAGQELGIPFNPDFNGASQEGLGYYQLTQLDARRSSTATGFIRPVLDRPNLTVWMQTRSLRVLVEANRAVGVELVVDGGRDPQVVRAEREVIVSSGAIGSPKLLMQSGIGPAGHLESVGIKTIHNLKGVGENLQDHLDLFVIAECTGDHTYDKYNKLHHAAWAALQYLVLKKGPVASSLFETGGFWYADRDATSRDRSPDIQFHLGLGSGIEAGMAKLKNAGVTLNTAYLRPRSRGTVRLSSSDPSAAPLLDPNYWSDTHDRDMAIKGLRLARDIISAPAMKRYVQSEVLPGPRANTDQELFDYACANAKTDHHPVGTCRMGSANDPDSVVTPDLRLIGLDGLRVVDASVMPFVPSCNTNAPTIMVAEKAADMIIQSRH
- a CDS encoding dihydrodipicolinate synthase family protein, whose product is MKINLPAHDGTIQTYAMQHQEDAAPLATTPTFNRIAYAAAHVVVDPRAAYEPWGDAPRVDWDSTLAFREHLYSLGFKVAEAMDTAQRGMGIGWPTAAELIRRSVAHARTIPGADLACGAGTDHLDSTRRHSLSDIINAYNEQFEVVESAGGRPIMMASRALCAAARSADDYKNVYDAVISSSRNKVVLHWLGDAFDASLAGYWGSSDVQTAMATVLDIIRQHRSNIEGIKISLLNAEYERQLRSQLPEGVLMFTGDDYNYGDLIAGDSTGQSHALLGIFDPIAPVASRALVALAAGDLERYHQLIGPTISLSRELFVAPTQYYKAGVVFLAWLNGHQSHFSMAGGMQSARSVLHYADVFRKADTAGVLIRPDLARRRMGEFLNLHAGIENHK
- a CDS encoding heme-binding protein, which gives rise to MPAEKVHANQLGRLRKQARSTVLPRLDAAAARAMGEIAINLALRRGLSIAVCIARPKQTLFFCALDGSGTLDETRLQARLKTALAFGQSSMEVGFRLRQSGRSLLDFGFDSEAYSAEGGAIPLFVRGQGLEGAAAIAGLTGEADHELVVEAVCWHLGVEYDRSFAGTPFQSARAQARRRNDGTRIHGARKQE
- a CDS encoding aldehyde dehydrogenase (NADP(+)): MQITGEMLIGGASVRGAEGTVFAFDPARGTALEPPFGAGSADDVDRACRLAHAAFDVFRAAPLDTRARFLETIAENILALGDALIERAHQESALPVARLEGERGRTVGQLRLFASHIRDGRWLAATIDPAQPERKPLPRADLRLQKIPVGPVAVFGASNFPLAFSVAGGDTASALAAGCPVVVKAHPAHLGTSELVGRAIQQAVRACSLPQGTFSLVIGAGNAIGEALVAHPAIKAVGFTGSRGGGLALMDIAAKRREPIPVYAEMSSINPFFVLPGALAKRGAKIARGFVDSLTLGVGQFCTNPGLVVVLDGPNTQAFVDAAAQALGQKGAQTMLTAGIAAAYANGIAERAAGGEVHALARGADTDAKSAACPALFATSQQAFMSDPQLGDEIFGPTSLIVTCKNVDEMIALAEHLEGQLTATLHVEADDVALARRLLPTLERKVGRILANGYPTGVEVSHAMVHGGPFPATSDPRTTSVGTMAIERFLRPVCYQDLPAELLPLALQDDNPLDIWRVRDGRLGQG